A region of Bacillus rossius redtenbacheri isolate Brsri chromosome 2, Brsri_v3, whole genome shotgun sequence DNA encodes the following proteins:
- the LOC134529257 gene encoding homeobox protein DBX1-like, with the protein MKWRNSKERELLASGGSREQTLPNKNNPNPDLSDAEGDRPRLDLGEISPLATPKDGYDAAALHDERLDDDSAGEDNDDDEEISVT; encoded by the coding sequence ATGAAGTGGCGCAACTCGAAGGAGCGCGAGCTGCTGGCCAGTGGCGGGTCGCGCGAGCAGACGCTACCTAACAAGAACAACCCGAACCCGGACCTGAGCGATGCCGAGGGTGACCGGCCGCGACTCGACCTGGGCGAGATTTCACCGCTCGCCACGCCCAAGGATGGCTACGACGCTGCCGCGCTGCACGACGAGCGGCTGGATGACGACTCGGCGGGCGAGGACAACGACGACGACGAGGAGATCAGTGTTACGTGA